The sequence below is a genomic window from Sphingomonas crusticola.
TTGCTGGTGTCGATCCTGGCGGGCGTCGAGTTGCAGGCGCTGCGGCGGCGCTTCCCCGCACCGCGCGAGATCGTGCGGGCCATGCCGAACACGCCCGTGGCGCTTGGCAAAGGGGTCGTTGCGCTCGCCGGGGACAATAGCGATCAGGCCGGCCGCGACCGGGTGACGGCGCTCATGGCCCCGCTAGGCCTTGTGGAATGGACCGACGAAGCCTTGTTCGACGTCGTGACGGCGCTCGCCGGTTCGGGGCCGGCCTTTCTGTTCCGCTTCATCGATGCATTGGCCGAAGCCGGCGCAGATGCGGGGCTGCCGGCGGATCAGGCAGCGCGCATGGCGCTGGCGACAATAAGTGGGTCGGGAGCGCTGGCGGCCGCCGCTGAGGAAACTCCGCGCATGCTTGCCGATCGCGTCGCGAGCCCGGGCGGGAGCACGCGCCGCGGGCTCGACGTGCTCGATGAGCCGGAAGGATTGGTGCCGCTGTTGCGCAACACGCTCACAGCCGCAATCCTGCGCAACCGCGAGATGGCAGCAGAAGCACGCTGATCAGCGTGGGCGGTTGACCGGATGGCCGCCGGATTCGCGGTGGCGGATCACGCGCAGATAGCCTTCGACCAGCGCCTGATTGACCGCGTCCCAGGAATAACGCTCGCTCACCAGACGGCCGGCCGCGCCTGCTGCCGCGCGCGCCTCCGGATTCTCGCAATAGAGTTGGAGCGCCTGCGCGAACTGCTCATTGGCGCCAGGACGGATCAGGCGGCCGGTGACGCCATCCTCGACCAGGCTGAGGCTACCCGTCGCGCGCGCGGCGACCACCGGCAGGCCGCATGCCATTGCCTCAAGCGTGACGTTGCCGAATGTCTCGGTCACGCTCGGATTGAGCAGCATGTCCGACGAGGCGATGGCACGGCCGAGATCCTCGCCGCGCTGGAAACCGGCGAATATCGTATCGGGTGGCAGGCGGCTCTCGAACCATGGCCGTGCCGGCCCGTCGCCGATGACCAGCACGCGCGCGCGCACATTACGCCGGCGCAGCACGTCGATGGTCTCGGCGAAGACGTCGAGACCCTTTTCCATGACGACGCGGCCGATGAAGCAGATGAGCGGCTCATCGTCGGCTACGCCGAGGCTGCGGCGCCATTCCATATCGCGCCGGCTGATCGAGAAGATGTCGGTGTCCACGCCGCGCGACCAGATGCCGACGTCATAGCTCATCCGCTGTTCGCGCAGCACCTGCGCCATCGACTCGGACGGCGCGAAGATCGCGTCGCAGCGTCGGTAGAATCGCCGCAAGACGCCTTCCACCACGGGTTCGAGGAAGGCGAAGCCGTAATAACGCGGATAGGTTTCGAAGCGGGTGTGGACCGATGCGACAACCGGTATGTCCCAAGCCCGCGCGAGCGTCACCGCGCGGTGGCCGAGGAATTCGGGAATGGCGACGTGAAAGATACTCGCCCCGAACTCCTTGAGGTCGCGCTGGATTTTTGGCGGGATGCCGAGCGGGACGCGATATTCGGTGCGCCCGGGGATAGGGATGGCCGGAATGCCAACGACCTTGCCGGTGGACGGGAAGGCCGGCGTCTTGCTCTTCGGGCTGTAGATGCGGACCTTGGCGCCCTGGTTCTGCAGGTACCCGCTCAGGCGGTTGAGCGCTTGGTTGGCGCCGTCGCGCACATAATTATAATTGCCCGAAAACAGGGCCACGCGAAGATCGGAAACGTCCATGGGGGGCTGTTACCGGCGCCCGACGGAAAAGGCCATCGCGTGGATTTCAGAGCAGCCTAAGCAATTGCGCCGCTGCGAGAAAATCACGCCGCCGCGCCGCCCGCGTCTCCAGCGCGAGTTGATCCTCTCCCCAGCGTGCCGCCTGCCAAATCTCGTCGAGATGGGTGAGATCGAAGGCTGCGTCAGCCTCTACCGCGGCTTCCGACAAAGCGAGCGCCGTTAC
It includes:
- the proC gene encoding pyrroline-5-carboxylate reductase; amino-acid sequence: MTGVPVEISNWAIEGPVWLVGCGNMAGAMLRRWLECGLDPREVTVIRKSGAPVAEGVTVLSAPPPDGAVPALVMLGVKPQMLDLVAPALAPLLAPETLLVSILAGVELQALRRRFPAPREIVRAMPNTPVALGKGVVALAGDNSDQAGRDRVTALMAPLGLVEWTDEALFDVVTALAGSGPAFLFRFIDALAEAGADAGLPADQAARMALATISGSGALAAAAEETPRMLADRVASPGGSTRRGLDVLDEPEGLVPLLRNTLTAAILRNREMAAEAR
- a CDS encoding glycosyltransferase family 4 protein produces the protein MDVSDLRVALFSGNYNYVRDGANQALNRLSGYLQNQGAKVRIYSPKSKTPAFPSTGKVVGIPAIPIPGRTEYRVPLGIPPKIQRDLKEFGASIFHVAIPEFLGHRAVTLARAWDIPVVASVHTRFETYPRYYGFAFLEPVVEGVLRRFYRRCDAIFAPSESMAQVLREQRMSYDVGIWSRGVDTDIFSISRRDMEWRRSLGVADDEPLICFIGRVVMEKGLDVFAETIDVLRRRNVRARVLVIGDGPARPWFESRLPPDTIFAGFQRGEDLGRAIASSDMLLNPSVTETFGNVTLEAMACGLPVVAARATGSLSLVEDGVTGRLIRPGANEQFAQALQLYCENPEARAAAGAAGRLVSERYSWDAVNQALVEGYLRVIRHRESGGHPVNRPR